A single region of the Melopsittacus undulatus isolate bMelUnd1 chromosome 10, bMelUnd1.mat.Z, whole genome shotgun sequence genome encodes:
- the C1QTNF2 gene encoding complement C1q tumor necrosis factor-related protein 2, whose product MISAVLLLWTVPCVANHILGGFAKGALQEGTQLACSLPGPPGPPGPPGAPGTPGTVGRMGFPGKDGKDGKDGDKGEHGDEGPQGRTGNPGKPGPKGKAGAIGKAGPRGPKGLKGNPGKNGAPGKKGPKGNKGETGLPGPCTCNANKAKSAFSVAVSKSYPRERLPIKFDRILMNEGGHYNASSGKFVCSIPGIYYFTYDITLANKHLAIGLVHNGQYRIKTFDANTGNHDVASGSTILSLKQEDEVWLQIFYSEQNGLFYDPYWTDSLFTGFLIYPDQDYLNEI is encoded by the exons ATGATCTCTGCTGTCCTCCTCCTGTGGACTGTGCCTTGTGTGGCAAACCACATCCTGGGGGGCTTTGCCAagggagctctgcaggaaggTACCCAGCTGGCATGCAGCCTGCCCGGCCCCCCCGGGCCACCCGGACCCCCTGGTGCACCCGGGACTCCAGGGACAGTCGGCAGGATGGGATTCCCAGGCAAGGATGGCAAGGACGGCAAGGATGGGGATAAAGGCGAGCATGGAGATGAAG GTCCGCAAGGCAGAACAGGAAACCCCGGCAAGCCAGGCCCAAAGGGGAAAGCAGGAGCTATTGGCAAAGCAGGCCCACGAGGGCCCAAGGGTTTAAAGGGTAATCCTGGAAAAAATGGGGCCCCAGGGAAAAAAGGACCTAAAGGGAACAAGGGCGAGACTGGACTGCCAGGACCCTGTACTTGTAATGCCAACAAAGCCAAGTCTGCCTTCTCTGTGGCAGTCTCCAAGAGCTACCCAAGGGAAAGGCTGCCCATCAAATTTGACAGGATCCTGATGAATGAGGGAGGACATTACAATGCTTCCAGTGGGAAATTTGTATGCAGCATCCCAGGTATTTACTACTTCACTTATGATATCACTTTGGCCAACAAACATTTGGCCATTGGCTTGGTCCACAACGGGCAGTACCGGATTAAGACTTTTGATGCAAACACTGGGAACCATGACGTTGCCTCCGGATCAACCATCCTTTCTTTGAAACAGGAGGATGAGGTATGGCTGCAGATATTTTACTCAGAACAAAATGGGCTCTTTTATGATCCTTACTGGACAGACAGCTTATTTACTGGCTTCCTGATATATCCTGATCAAGATTATCTCAATGAAATATGA